In a genomic window of Epinephelus lanceolatus isolate andai-2023 chromosome 3, ASM4190304v1, whole genome shotgun sequence:
- the ndufs8a gene encoding NADH:ubiquinone oxidoreductase core subunit S8a codes for MAASLRLLYSVSRPGTFSASQNLVRSFSVSAQREGFKYVNAQEVATDMKSITDRAAQTLLWTELFRGLGMTMSYLLREPATINYPFEKGPLSPRFRGEHALRRYPSGEERCIACKLCEAICPAQAITIEAETRADGSRRTTRYDIDMTKCIYCGFCQEACPVDAIVEGPNFEFSTETHEELLYNKEKLLNNGDKWEAEIAANIQADYLYR; via the exons ATGGCTGCATCATTGCGTTTACTTTACTCTGTGTCAAGGCCAG GCACTTTTTCGGCCAGCCAGAATCTAGTGAGGTCCTTCAGTGTGTCCGCACAAAGGGAAGGATTCA AGTATGTGAACGCCCAGGAGGTCGCTACAGACATGAAGTCCATCACAGATCGAGCTGCTCAGACGCTGCTGTGGACAGAGCTCTTCAGAG GTCTGGGCATGACAATGAGCTACCTGCTTAGAGAACCCGCCACTATCAACTACCCGTTTGAGAAGGGACCTCTGTCGCCTCGCTTCAGAGGAGAACACGCACTGCGCAG GTATCCTTCAGGAGAGGAGCGCTGCATCGCCTGCAAGCTGTGTGAAGCTATCTGCCCTgcgcag GCCATCACCATCGAAGCAGAGACTCGTGCTGACGGCAGCAGGAGGACGACTCGCTACGACATTGACATGACCAAATGCATTTACTGTGGCTTCTGTCAGGAGGCGTGTCCTGTGGACGCCATCGTAGAG GGTCCCAATTTCGAGTTTTCCACTGAAACCCACGAAGAGCTGCTCTACAACAAGGAGAAGCTCCTCAACAACGGAGACAAGTGGGAGGCAGAGATAGCTGCTAATATACAAGCTGATTATCTGTATCGATAG